The genomic region CCTGTGCGCTGTTCGGTAACTCGTACTCTACGCTTGCCTGCCAGTGGTTCAGTGGCTATGAAGATGTTTGCCGTCCCTTCCCGTTTGTACTCGTAGTCCTCCCTCAGCACTTGCCCCTTTTGCCTGGGTTGCCTTCCTTCCCCTCCTGAGCCGGACACATCGGCAATGGCTCACGTCCCTTCGTGTGAGAGTGTAGTACCTTGCTCTTCTCGTCTACACATACCTGCGGACGAGCGGGATCATATGGACGCTGGTACACGCAGAGCACATCTTCCATTTTGGCAACGAAACGAGTATTAGGCTTACCTGCTGCCCCAGCTATGCACCACTCCTTTTTCTGCCACGGCTTGAGTTCGTTTTTTTCAGAATATCGAGCACTTTGGTGTCGGAGATGTACTCTGTATATCCGAGCAGTACCATCTGGTCAGCCAGAAGCTGCAAAGTCCAGCGTGCTCTACCATCAGGCGGTGTTGAGCAGGCCAGCATGGTAAGATTGGCCTCTGTCTCTCCTGTGTGCAGTGGGGGACGGCCTGGCCTCTTCTTATCGTATA from Chloroflexota bacterium harbors:
- a CDS encoding helix-turn-helix domain-containing protein, whose amino-acid sequence is MRTKHAIQLSDEQRVELEQLTRTGKAAARVLNRSRILLMADRGKSDAEIVDALSISKPTVERIRRLCCTEGVHRALYDKKRPGRPPLHTGETEANLTMLACSTPPDGRARWTLQLLADQMVLLGYTEYISDTKVLDILKKTNSSRGRKRSGA